The sequence below is a genomic window from Sneathiella marina.
GAAAAGGGCATTCTGCAACCTATCCTTGTCCGCCGTGACCCCGATCAAGAAGTGGAGTTCGAAATTATCGCCGGGGAACGCCGCTGGCGGGCCGCACAAATGGCGCAGCTGCATGAAGTCCCGGTGGTGATCAAGGAACTGACCGATGCGGAAAGCATGGAAATCGCCATTATCGAGAATATCCAGCGCGAGGACCTGTCACCGATCGAGGAAGCGGAAGCCTATCGCCGCCTGATGGAGGAGTTCGACTATATTCAGGAGAGCCTGTCCAAGAAAGTTGGCAAAAGCCGGTCCCATGTGGCCAACCTGATGCGCCTTCTGGTCCTGCCGGAGGCTGTTCAAACCCTGATCCGCGAAGGGCGCCTGAGCGCCAGCGCCGCCAGAACCCTGATAAATGCTGAGGATCCGGAGGCTTTGGCCCTGAAAATCGTTGAAGAAGGCTTGAGCGTTCGCGCGGCGGAGGAGCTGGGCAAGAAGAAAACGAAGAAAGCGGACAAGGGCTCCCATAACAGCGGCTTTCAGGTTTCCCGCTACAATAAAAGTGCCGATGTTCTTGCCCTGGAAGACGATTTGTCCCAGGCCATCGATATGGCCGTGGACATCCGCCATAATGACGACGGCAGCGGAACGCTGACCATCCGATATGAAGATCTCGACCATCTGGATGATGCCTGCCGCCGCCTGACCCGGGAACCCCTGCATGGTCTGATCGAGGATCCGCTGACCGAGGATGAGGTGAAAAGCTATTCTTATGGGGATGAAATCCAGTCCGCACTGGATTCCGCGCTTGAAGATCCAAAAGAAGAGTAATTCCCGTAATTCGAGTATAATTTGGCAATTATACCGCTCAAACCTGGTGCTTCGAATGATTTTGGTCAGCGGCGAAAACATCAGCTGAAACCGGCAGAAACCCTGACATCTCGCAGCCCAGCCGCCACAATATATGGAAACCAACCCGCGTTTTCAGGCCGCTCGACACATCATGTCGTGTATTGGGACAATGGCTTGTGTGAGATTCGGGCTTAGACGGACCGGATATTTGGCATTTATCAACCCGCGTCACAAAAAAGGAGTTGTACATGGACACATATATCATCAAGAAAACTGAAATCGAGGCTATGGAGGGATTGCAGAAAACCCATTTCCTGAATGAAAACGCGCAACGAACCAACAAGTCGTTAGGGGACCTGACCGGACTTACCGGCTTTGGCTTCCATATTATTGAGGTCCCACCGGGGAAAAGCTCCACCGAGTTTCATGTTCACCAATATGAGGACGAATGCACTTACGTGCTTTCTGGAAAAGGGCAGGTGATCATTGGCTCCGAGACCCATGCCATCAGCGAAGGTGACTTCATCGGCTATCGAAAAGCAGGAGAAGCGCATACCATGGTCAATTCCGGTTCCGACATTCTCAAATGCATCGTGGTGGGCCAGAGATTAGCCCATGATGTGGGCGATTACCCCAATCTTGGCAAACGTATATACAGGAACGACGGCTTGCCATGGGACGTTGTGGATCACCAGCATGTGGTCAATCCGGCAGATGCCGGGAAAAAATAAATTTCCCCGGGGTATTTGTGGCGCCCAGGAGTGGTAAAACCGTCAAAACCAAATCTCCGGGATCTCTCCCAATTATTTTTGTCCACCACCGGCCTATGTGAAAATTCTATTTGATCCAGCTCCAATATTTTTATATTTTCAATATTATTTCTGCACCCTTTAAATAAGAATAATAAACCCCAATTAAGGACAAAATTTCAATTTATTTACATTGTATTCATTTGTCCTAATTGATTTGTATATTTGTAATGTCTTGACAGGAATAGCCCTATGGTTGTCTCCACCGTTCGATACCGTTGGTTAAAGTCCCACTCCATGCCCCTGTATCCCTGCTTCACCATTCGCCCCTATTGCGCCTCCGATGCGCAGCAGACGGCGCGTGTCTTTTATGACTCAGTACATATCGGCGCTGCCAGCTTTTATTCCCTGGCCCAGAGA
It includes:
- a CDS encoding ParB/RepB/Spo0J family partition protein, whose product is MNEMMMTEENPKKKLGRGLSALLGDDSPADYADLDKVRATKEVPVEQLRPNRYQPRQDWDQEALESLSASVREKGILQPILVRRDPDQEVEFEIIAGERRWRAAQMAQLHEVPVVIKELTDAESMEIAIIENIQREDLSPIEEAEAYRRLMEEFDYIQESLSKKVGKSRSHVANLMRLLVLPEAVQTLIREGRLSASAARTLINAEDPEALALKIVEEGLSVRAAEELGKKKTKKADKGSHNSGFQVSRYNKSADVLALEDDLSQAIDMAVDIRHNDDGSGTLTIRYEDLDHLDDACRRLTREPLHGLIEDPLTEDEVKSYSYGDEIQSALDSALEDPKEE
- a CDS encoding cupin domain-containing protein translates to MDTYIIKKTEIEAMEGLQKTHFLNENAQRTNKSLGDLTGLTGFGFHIIEVPPGKSSTEFHVHQYEDECTYVLSGKGQVIIGSETHAISEGDFIGYRKAGEAHTMVNSGSDILKCIVVGQRLAHDVGDYPNLGKRIYRNDGLPWDVVDHQHVVNPADAGKK